A single uncultured Acetobacterium sp. DNA region contains:
- a CDS encoding DUF3810 domain-containing protein — translation MAYILNKYAQNHPDWAEQYSRSVYPVLSNAVGFLPSFVKISVGEWLVVLALLFLLLYIVYYVHKVIISKGTRWMEVYQGVIGIVAMVSMTYFCFTVLGGLNYHRDSFLSYTEYHEEKYSVDELANLCQSLADDMGLVRAELGDNMDLLVQAPDDFDYYAQHAVLSLQMLSKQYPVLERSLYSIPKPVVVSKLMSRAGIEGIFFPFTLESNINVDMPDFMLPAAMTHELAHQCGFMQEDEAGFISYLACTQQDEPMLRYSGLFLAFDYSISALENVDPDKALEIKSSLSQQVQHDRMQSDQYWNKYDGIISNVSTHVNDVYLKANNQTDGVSSYNKMVTLLLAEQRYKLSRTSLTLSEKN, via the coding sequence GTGGCATATATACTTAATAAATATGCACAGAATCATCCGGATTGGGCGGAACAATACAGTCGGTCAGTATACCCGGTGTTATCGAATGCCGTGGGTTTTTTACCTTCGTTTGTGAAAATTTCTGTTGGTGAATGGCTGGTGGTATTGGCTTTATTGTTTTTGCTGTTATATATTGTTTATTATGTTCATAAGGTGATCATCAGTAAAGGGACCCGTTGGATGGAAGTTTATCAAGGTGTGATAGGCATTGTCGCGATGGTTAGCATGACATATTTTTGTTTTACTGTTTTGGGTGGATTAAACTATCATCGAGATTCTTTCTTATCATATACCGAATATCATGAGGAAAAATACAGTGTGGATGAACTGGCAAATTTGTGTCAGTCACTTGCCGATGACATGGGACTGGTAAGAGCGGAACTAGGAGACAATATGGACCTTTTAGTCCAGGCTCCAGATGATTTTGATTATTATGCACAACACGCAGTGCTGTCACTGCAAATGTTGTCAAAGCAGTATCCCGTTTTGGAGCGGTCTTTATATTCCATACCAAAACCAGTGGTGGTCTCAAAACTGATGTCTCGGGCAGGTATCGAAGGTATTTTTTTTCCTTTTACTTTGGAATCGAATATCAATGTTGACATGCCAGATTTCATGCTACCTGCCGCAATGACCCATGAACTGGCACATCAGTGCGGTTTTATGCAAGAGGATGAGGCGGGTTTTATATCCTATCTGGCATGCACGCAGCAGGATGAACCAATGTTGCGTTATAGCGGACTTTTTCTGGCGTTTGATTATTCCATATCAGCACTGGAGAACGTTGATCCGGATAAGGCATTGGAGATAAAGTCCAGTCTGTCACAGCAGGTCCAGCATGACCGGATGCAGAGTGATCAGTATTGGAACAAGTATGATGGTATTATTTCTAATGTTTCAACGCATGTCAATGATGTCTATCTGAAGGCGAATAACCAGACAGACGGTGTGAGTAGCTATAATAAAATGGTAACTCTGTTGTTGGCGGAGCAGCGCTATAAACTGTCGAGAACATCCCTAACTTTGAGCGAAAAAAATTAG
- a CDS encoding nucleoside kinase, with the protein MRETHLIKSRQTCKLGLIIVIRQLFPQESLKTAYSIMEGVFCRFADSAISIREVYQIEKKLNEWILSNPEIDFLKHQGGYYFYQVEGYVVKMIYPCETNVKNMDSFCVIPYADGFIVDFGDIDRDCNISLIPPDKLSAMYDKTQQWLKNINIELLNDVNDFVVSSASLKLLGMAEALHEKEISDIAVMILQQQRALRVLLISGPSSSGKTTFAQRLSTQLSVNGLKPVTLSMDDYFVNREETPLTEDGKPDFDCLEALDLPYLQQQLKELIDGKTIETPIFDFKTGHRSTQTRRLKVGHDEILVVEGIHALNPVLFLGINRNMLFKVYLSSLFQLNFNLENRVPSSEVRLIRRIVRGDQFRGTHPEDTLDQWENVRRGEYQNVFKFQEESDVMFNSSLLYELNAMRTFAEASLTKIEDHSPYAKTRDRLLNILSFCEPMNTEKVPFNSILREFIGGSIYFD; encoded by the coding sequence ATGCGAGAAACGCATCTGATTAAAAGCCGGCAAACGTGTAAACTTGGATTGATCATTGTCATTCGGCAGCTTTTTCCTCAAGAATCGCTTAAAACCGCTTATTCAATTATGGAAGGCGTGTTTTGTCGGTTTGCCGATTCCGCAATTTCAATCAGAGAAGTCTATCAGATTGAAAAGAAATTAAACGAATGGATTTTGAGCAATCCGGAGATTGACTTTTTGAAGCATCAGGGCGGCTACTACTTTTATCAGGTCGAGGGCTATGTTGTGAAAATGATTTATCCCTGCGAAACAAACGTTAAAAATATGGATTCTTTTTGTGTGATTCCTTATGCCGACGGTTTTATTGTCGACTTTGGAGACATTGACCGCGATTGCAACATTTCGTTGATTCCGCCGGATAAACTCTCGGCCATGTATGATAAGACTCAGCAATGGCTGAAAAATATTAATATCGAGTTGCTTAATGATGTTAACGACTTTGTCGTCAGCAGCGCCAGTCTGAAACTGCTGGGGATGGCTGAAGCCCTGCATGAAAAGGAGATATCCGATATTGCCGTGATGATTCTGCAGCAGCAGCGGGCCCTGCGGGTCTTGCTGATTTCCGGACCATCTTCTTCGGGGAAGACGACCTTTGCGCAACGATTATCGACCCAGTTGAGTGTGAACGGACTAAAACCGGTTACGCTATCGATGGATGATTATTTTGTGAACCGGGAAGAGACGCCCCTTACTGAGGACGGCAAGCCAGATTTCGATTGCCTGGAAGCGTTGGATCTCCCCTATTTACAGCAGCAACTTAAAGAACTGATCGATGGAAAAACGATTGAAACACCGATCTTTGATTTCAAAACCGGCCATCGTTCCACCCAAACAAGACGACTAAAAGTTGGCCATGATGAAATACTGGTGGTCGAAGGGATCCATGCATTGAATCCGGTATTGTTTTTAGGGATCAACCGGAACATGCTCTTTAAAGTCTATCTCAGTTCGCTTTTTCAATTAAATTTCAACCTGGAAAACCGTGTGCCAAGTTCAGAAGTGCGGCTGATCAGACGCATTGTCAGAGGCGACCAATTCCGCGGGACCCATCCCGAGGATACCTTGGATCAGTGGGAAAATGTCCGGCGCGGGGAGTATCAAAACGTGTTTAAATTCCAGGAAGAATCGGACGTGATGTTCAATTCGAGCCTGCTTTACGAATTAAATGCCATGCGAACGTTTGCCGAAGCATCCTTAACTAAAATAGAGGATCACAGCCCCTATGCGAAAACCAGGGACCGTCTGCTTAATATTCTATCCTTCTGTGAGCCAATGAATACGGAGAAAGTCCCTTTTAATTCAATATTGCGTGAATTCATCGGTGGTAGCATCTATTTTGACTAA
- a CDS encoding serine hydrolase domain-containing protein yields MLKKRLTVVILSILLVLVPLSGCEKNSAQSQTYEKTIATARTEIWKEISGRGAASATIAIMENGKIVYQEGFSKANRLTAKDVDTHTQYNIGSVSKVFTAAAIMQLVEAGKLELDKPVVDYLPDFTMKDSRYRVITVRMLLNHSSGLPGTMLSNGFATEKDPNFLTNFMAYLANSSLKDDPGVVSVYCNDGFTLAEVLIEKISGQHYADYLETHFFSKADMTDSSCSFKDGNDNIALKYNNEDGSALPQEIINLIGTGGISSTAADLCQFGNALLSDKLLSAASFTEYTSPQYGPETVPSGTPTDNYGLGWDMVAVPTFAEQGVTVIGKNGATFQYASQLYLIPEANLSIALIFAGTANVAGIADKITQTLLEEKGIIPANETAAKTITPTAIPNDILDFAGYYGDSGSIIKIDFDQQANALVYQQFDGQSFVTAATYPYLGDGYFDMQNDQWLSFSENFGKKLILQSMAHTTYGTVIGEDIKANNPVDTSRFEGKRWLPLSLSATDFTTFSAATGSIPELPGTIYFGSDGSYTPYPLKDQNTGYMNLAYARDLCEPIITEENGKTTMTAMSHTLLDTADIPGLQKAETIRIEKSGENVIRRLDADGSFGITLPEGGRLIIYDPSLAVVYDTLYGEIKNVPVTAGSYVMFIGTEGESFPYEYTV; encoded by the coding sequence ATGTTAAAAAAACGCTTAACCGTTGTTATCCTCAGTATATTGTTGGTGCTTGTTCCGCTTTCGGGATGTGAAAAAAACTCAGCTCAGAGCCAGACCTATGAAAAAACCATTGCCACAGCCCGGACTGAAATATGGAAGGAAATCAGCGGTCGAGGGGCTGCCAGTGCGACCATTGCGATTATGGAAAATGGCAAAATTGTTTATCAAGAAGGTTTTTCCAAGGCCAATCGCCTGACGGCCAAAGATGTTGATACCCATACCCAATATAATATTGGTTCGGTCAGCAAGGTCTTCACGGCGGCAGCGATCATGCAACTGGTGGAAGCCGGGAAGCTGGAGCTCGACAAACCAGTGGTCGACTACCTGCCGGACTTTACCATGAAGGACAGCCGCTATCGCGTTATCACCGTGCGGATGCTCCTTAATCACTCCTCGGGCCTGCCGGGGACCATGCTCTCAAACGGCTTTGCAACGGAAAAAGATCCTAATTTTCTGACGAATTTTATGGCCTATCTGGCCAATAGCAGTTTAAAGGATGACCCTGGTGTGGTCAGTGTTTACTGCAATGATGGCTTTACCCTGGCGGAGGTATTGATCGAAAAAATTTCGGGCCAGCACTATGCTGACTACCTCGAGACTCATTTTTTTTCAAAAGCCGATATGACTGACAGCAGCTGTTCCTTTAAGGACGGGAACGATAATATTGCTTTAAAGTACAATAACGAGGATGGCTCAGCCCTGCCTCAGGAAATCATCAATCTGATCGGCACCGGGGGGATTTCCTCGACGGCAGCCGATTTGTGCCAATTTGGCAATGCCCTGCTAAGTGATAAACTTTTGAGTGCAGCCTCCTTTACCGAGTACACCAGTCCCCAGTATGGCCCGGAAACGGTGCCTTCGGGAACGCCCACCGACAACTACGGACTGGGCTGGGATATGGTGGCGGTGCCGACCTTTGCCGAACAAGGGGTAACGGTGATTGGTAAAAACGGGGCGACCTTCCAGTACGCGTCCCAGCTTTATCTGATCCCTGAAGCCAATCTTTCGATTGCCTTGATTTTTGCCGGCACCGCCAATGTCGCTGGGATTGCTGATAAAATAACCCAGACCCTGTTAGAAGAAAAAGGGATCATCCCGGCGAATGAAACCGCTGCTAAAACCATCACTCCGACAGCTATTCCCAATGACATTCTCGATTTTGCCGGATACTATGGTGACAGCGGCAGTATCATTAAAATTGACTTTGATCAGCAGGCAAACGCCCTGGTTTATCAACAATTTGATGGTCAGTCCTTTGTGACCGCGGCAACCTATCCCTATCTGGGGGACGGTTATTTTGATATGCAGAATGATCAGTGGCTGTCCTTTTCAGAAAATTTTGGTAAAAAATTGATCCTCCAGTCGATGGCCCACACCACCTATGGAACGGTGATTGGCGAAGACATTAAAGCCAACAATCCAGTTGATACCAGCCGCTTTGAAGGCAAACGATGGCTTCCGCTGAGTCTCAGTGCCACTGATTTTACCACCTTTTCGGCAGCAACCGGGAGCATCCCGGAACTCCCCGGGACTATTTATTTCGGCAGTGATGGCAGCTATACTCCGTATCCTCTGAAGGATCAAAACACCGGATATATGAATCTGGCCTATGCTCGGGATCTCTGTGAACCCATCATCACAGAAGAAAACGGCAAAACAACGATGACCGCGATGAGCCATACTTTGCTCGATACTGCCGATATTCCCGGTCTTCAAAAGGCTGAGACAATCAGGATTGAAAAAAGCGGTGAAAATGTCATAAGGCGGCTCGATGCCGATGGCAGCTTTGGGATAACCTTGCCGGAAGGTGGTCGTTTGATCATCTACGATCCATCGTTAGCGGTTGTCTACGATACCCTCTACGGCGAAATTAAGAACGTTCCGGTAACCGCCGGATCCTATGTGATGTTTATCGGAACTGAGGGCGAAAGCTTCCCCTATGAATACACCGTATAA
- a CDS encoding VanZ family protein, producing the protein MNDLLCYANYLLLNGPFSSRKMIIITMLVVLLSITMVVLNKEKWTAQEKWFKTAIWFYFYLIFLYTFLSRTGKSQIDYNLTPFWSYQYIFSTHDFRIVLEVLGNCLMFIPVGILVPWAYERILHEDEVKKRNTVILFGLIVSVSVECLQLFTRTGLFEWDDIFHNMIGLLVGYGVYLLLKGKHFGTVYRYFLPMIGVGLALMIVMM; encoded by the coding sequence ATGAATGACTTACTGTGTTATGCTAATTATTTATTGCTTAATGGTCCCTTTTCCAGCCGCAAGATGATCATTATAACAATGCTGGTTGTTTTACTATCAATAACGATGGTAGTTCTTAATAAAGAAAAATGGACAGCCCAGGAAAAATGGTTTAAAACAGCGATCTGGTTTTATTTCTATTTGATATTTTTATACACGTTTCTGTCAAGAACTGGAAAAAGTCAAATTGATTATAACTTGACGCCATTTTGGTCTTATCAATATATTTTTTCGACCCATGACTTTAGAATTGTATTGGAAGTGCTGGGGAATTGTTTGATGTTTATACCGGTGGGGATTTTAGTGCCCTGGGCATATGAACGTATTTTACATGAAGATGAAGTAAAAAAACGGAATACGGTGATCCTGTTCGGATTGATTGTTTCGGTTTCGGTGGAGTGTCTGCAACTGTTTACTAGAACAGGATTATTTGAGTGGGACGATATTTTCCACAACATGATTGGGTTGCTTGTGGGGTACGGGGTTTACCTTTTACTGAAGGGCAAACATTTTGGAACGGTGTACCGATACTTTTTACCGATGATTGGGGTGGGATTGGCATTGATGATTGTGATGATGTAA
- a CDS encoding DUF3795 domain-containing protein, protein MQDRISLCGDNCTYCPRFNAHTKEELQQVAELWYRLGWRDTIVSEDDIKCPGCNPNKQCPYNLIDCTWEHEVKHCRSCFEYPCQKIERMLKKSREFKLMCQEKCADQEYAVLEKAFFEKHINLGKED, encoded by the coding sequence ATGCAGGATAGAATTAGTTTATGCGGAGATAATTGCACCTATTGTCCCCGTTTTAATGCCCATACAAAGGAAGAATTACAACAGGTTGCTGAATTGTGGTACCGCCTGGGATGGCGGGATACAATTGTTTCAGAAGATGATATAAAATGTCCTGGCTGCAATCCCAATAAGCAATGTCCCTATAATCTGATCGATTGCACCTGGGAACATGAAGTAAAACATTGCCGTTCGTGTTTTGAATACCCGTGTCAGAAAATTGAAAGGATGCTGAAAAAATCCAGAGAATTCAAATTAATGTGTCAAGAAAAGTGCGCCGATCAGGAATATGCAGTTCTTGAAAAAGCTTTTTTTGAAAAGCACATTAATTTAGGAAAAGAAGACTAA
- a CDS encoding triose-phosphate isomerase codes for MKKFLLGTNWKMNKTLAEATKYTDELITVIEKHAQLEIFIIPPYTHLWKIKELIDSKKSALELGAQNMHYEDAGQFTGEISPVMLKEIGLDIIEIGHCERRQYFNETDETVNLKTLAALKHGFIPLICIGEKAEDKSYHVSKEMLAKQLKIALKNVSRDAIGKFWIAYEPVWAIGVNGTPAEMPYVKEIHDFLRGVLVDLFGTAGNDVPLLFGGSVNINNASDYAQLENVDGLFIGRSAWEPDLFEEIMVAVEKVVK; via the coding sequence ATGAAAAAGTTTTTACTCGGCACTAATTGGAAGATGAATAAAACTCTGGCTGAAGCGACTAAATATACTGATGAACTGATCACGGTTATTGAAAAGCATGCTCAGTTAGAAATTTTCATCATCCCCCCCTATACACATCTTTGGAAAATAAAAGAACTAATTGATTCGAAAAAAAGTGCTCTTGAACTGGGCGCTCAAAATATGCATTATGAAGATGCCGGTCAGTTTACTGGTGAGATCTCCCCAGTAATGCTCAAAGAAATTGGTCTGGATATTATTGAAATCGGCCATTGTGAGCGTCGTCAATATTTTAATGAAACTGACGAAACCGTCAATCTTAAAACATTAGCAGCTTTGAAACATGGTTTTATACCGCTGATTTGCATTGGCGAAAAGGCTGAAGACAAAAGCTATCATGTCTCAAAAGAAATGCTGGCCAAACAACTCAAAATTGCTTTGAAGAATGTTTCTCGCGATGCCATCGGCAAGTTCTGGATCGCGTATGAACCCGTCTGGGCAATTGGCGTCAATGGTACGCCCGCTGAAATGCCTTATGTCAAGGAAATCCATGACTTTTTAAGAGGTGTTCTCGTTGATCTTTTCGGAACTGCGGGTAACGATGTTCCCCTTCTTTTTGGAGGCAGCGTCAATATTAATAATGCCAGCGACTATGCTCAGTTGGAAAATGTCGATGGCTTGTTCATCGGCCGCAGTGCCTGGGAACCAGATCTGTTTGAGGAAATTATGGTTGCGGTCGAGAAAGTGGTAAAGTAA
- a CDS encoding RpiB/LacA/LacB family sugar-phosphate isomerase, protein MKIVVDCDDAAIEFKNEIFNYLKKAGYDITDLEYSATHDCDYPEIAFNLAETIRSKEYDRGFIFCGTGLGVAMMANKVPGVFAGTCHDVYSAERLAKSNDANVLTMGARVIGTELAKMIAEAWLKSDFQGGGSTKKVEKMRSLEKTYLK, encoded by the coding sequence ATGAAAATTGTTGTTGACTGTGACGATGCTGCCATCGAATTTAAAAATGAGATTTTTAATTATTTAAAAAAGGCTGGTTATGATATCACCGATTTAGAGTATTCTGCAACTCATGATTGCGATTATCCTGAAATTGCCTTTAATCTTGCCGAAACGATTAGGAGTAAAGAATATGATCGCGGTTTTATCTTTTGTGGAACCGGTCTCGGTGTTGCTATGATGGCCAATAAGGTCCCCGGTGTTTTTGCTGGCACCTGTCATGATGTCTATTCCGCTGAACGGCTTGCTAAAAGCAACGACGCTAATGTCTTGACCATGGGGGCTCGGGTGATTGGCACTGAGCTGGCAAAAATGATTGCCGAAGCATGGTTAAAAAGTGATTTTCAGGGCGGTGGTTCAACCAAAAAAGTTGAAAAAATGCGTAGCCTCGAAAAAACATATTTGAAGTAG
- a CDS encoding sigma 54-interacting transcriptional regulator gives MEKTQRIIIKNKNGLHTRVAAMVARQSQKIEKIWDCQLYLRRINSQEGVPCNSVLPLVSLKVKNGELVEVYSHDSGSDEAVYKLASFLGQTAELEVPENEVIDSILQENTLASEKIFESINNGLIAMDSNGIINIFNRAAEEITGINAKDIIGKKGDEWVPNFNLTDLLYSKRENLGFKQKIGEKWVITNKSPIIVDEEVVGGVVVFQDISQIEELSWELHSVKELKEKLNNILETVDDGICMINRCQEVTYVNHPFVKMFKKEGTQVLTRKIHELFPKEKFGEAFFLGKDENIITTKDGREFILHARPIIIESKFRGNVVVAKELTEIAKLADRIELLAQKTQFLQEELAKKEGLNQSFNNIVGKSGALIESLTVASKASRTDAAVLIRGESGTGKEMVARSIHLAGSRRSKPFVGMNCAAIPSNLLESELFGYEKGAFTGAYKEKRGKFEIASGGTIFLDEIGDMDKAMQAKLLRVLQEQEIERIGGVKPIKIDVRVIAATNSPLEEMMKEGTFRRDLYYRLNVITVLLPPLRQRKGDIPLLVEHFTEKISKKYDLPKCAIKKNALTALEHYHFPGNVRELENMIEGGMTLSNTEWITLDDLPSYLWDEIDNLRTIENTFSLDGDNLPTFEEMERTLIEKAIIKHGSFRKAGLALGLDHKTIANKVKKYQL, from the coding sequence ATGGAAAAGACACAACGGATTATCATTAAGAATAAAAATGGTCTTCATACACGAGTGGCAGCAATGGTTGCCAGACAATCACAGAAGATTGAAAAAATATGGGATTGCCAACTTTATCTGCGCAGAATTAATTCTCAGGAGGGGGTACCTTGTAACAGTGTTTTGCCGTTGGTCTCGTTAAAAGTAAAGAATGGTGAACTGGTGGAGGTTTATAGTCATGATTCAGGAAGTGATGAAGCCGTTTATAAACTGGCTTCTTTTTTAGGGCAAACAGCGGAGCTGGAAGTCCCAGAAAATGAGGTGATTGACAGTATTTTACAGGAAAATACCTTAGCCAGTGAAAAAATTTTTGAAAGTATCAATAATGGCCTCATAGCGATGGACAGCAATGGCATTATCAATATTTTTAATCGTGCGGCAGAAGAAATCACCGGAATTAATGCGAAAGATATTATCGGTAAAAAGGGTGATGAGTGGGTGCCGAATTTTAATTTAACGGATTTGCTTTATTCAAAAAGAGAAAATCTTGGTTTTAAGCAAAAAATTGGTGAAAAATGGGTAATAACAAACAAGAGTCCCATCATTGTTGATGAAGAGGTAGTTGGTGGTGTTGTTGTATTTCAGGATATTTCCCAAATAGAGGAATTATCTTGGGAACTTCACAGTGTTAAAGAGTTGAAAGAAAAGCTGAATAATATTCTTGAAACAGTTGATGATGGAATCTGTATGATTAACCGGTGTCAGGAAGTTACTTATGTCAATCATCCTTTTGTTAAAATGTTTAAAAAGGAAGGGACACAGGTATTAACACGAAAAATACATGAACTTTTTCCAAAAGAAAAATTTGGAGAAGCCTTTTTTTTAGGAAAAGATGAGAATATTATCACAACAAAGGATGGTCGGGAATTCATTTTGCATGCCCGTCCGATTATCATTGAGTCAAAATTTAGAGGAAATGTTGTTGTGGCAAAAGAACTGACAGAAATTGCCAAGCTTGCCGATCGGATTGAATTATTGGCTCAAAAAACCCAGTTCTTACAGGAAGAGCTTGCCAAAAAAGAAGGACTTAATCAGTCTTTCAACAATATAGTTGGTAAAAGTGGCGCTTTAATTGAAAGTTTGACGGTAGCTTCGAAGGCATCACGAACGGATGCTGCTGTTTTGATTCGGGGAGAGAGCGGTACCGGAAAAGAAATGGTGGCAAGATCCATCCATCTGGCTGGTTCTCGAAGGAGCAAGCCGTTTGTTGGAATGAATTGCGCTGCTATTCCATCGAATTTGTTGGAGAGCGAATTGTTTGGGTATGAAAAGGGTGCTTTTACGGGTGCATATAAGGAAAAGCGGGGAAAATTTGAAATAGCAAGCGGAGGTACCATTTTTCTGGATGAAATCGGTGATATGGATAAAGCGATGCAGGCAAAACTTTTGAGAGTATTGCAGGAACAGGAAATTGAACGAATCGGTGGCGTTAAACCGATAAAAATAGATGTGCGGGTGATTGCAGCAACGAACAGTCCGCTTGAAGAAATGATGAAAGAGGGAACCTTTCGCAGGGATCTCTATTATCGTCTTAATGTGATCACCGTTTTACTTCCTCCTTTACGTCAGCGAAAGGGTGATATTCCCTTATTAGTGGAGCATTTCACGGAGAAAATAAGCAAAAAGTATGATTTGCCAAAGTGCGCGATTAAAAAAAATGCCTTAACGGCACTGGAACATTATCATTTTCCGGGAAATGTTAGAGAATTAGAGAATATGATTGAAGGTGGGATGACTCTTTCTAACACCGAATGGATTACACTTGATGATTTACCAAGCTATTTATGGGACGAAATTGATAATTTAAGAACAATAGAGAATACGTTTTCATTAGATGGGGATAATCTCCCCACTTTTGAGGAAATGGAGCGAACACTGATTGAGAAAGCGATAATAAAACATGGAAGTTTTCGAAAAGCCGGTCTGGCATTGGGTTTAGACCATAAAACGATTGCGAATAAAGTCAAAAAATATCAGCTTTAA
- the dhaM gene encoding dihydroxyacetone kinase phosphoryl donor subunit DhaM, with protein MTGVIIVSHSEKLAEGLRDIVMEMNDGSVEIIAAGGADGGRIGTNTLKIKAAVEALAERDHILIFVDLGSAVLCSETAIEMLDESIQNKVHIVDAPLVEGVVGGVIQATICNDLEQIIATAKEGASLRKIC; from the coding sequence ATGACAGGAGTAATTATTGTATCACATAGTGAAAAATTGGCAGAAGGTCTAAGAGATATTGTGATGGAAATGAATGATGGAAGTGTTGAAATTATTGCGGCTGGCGGCGCTGATGGTGGCCGCATTGGGACGAATACCCTAAAAATTAAAGCCGCGGTTGAAGCGTTAGCAGAACGCGATCATATTTTGATTTTTGTTGATCTGGGAAGTGCGGTACTATGTAGCGAAACGGCAATAGAAATGTTGGATGAAAGCATCCAGAACAAGGTTCATATCGTCGATGCACCATTGGTTGAAGGGGTTGTTGGAGGCGTTATTCAAGCAACCATTTGTAATGATTTAGAACAAATTATTGCAACAGCTAAGGAAGGCGCAAGTCTAAGAAAAATCTGCTAA
- a CDS encoding dihydroxyacetone kinase subunit DhaK, which yields MKRFINDPYDVVEEMLEGYVLAHKDYVELLTEGEAQGRVVLSKAAKKKDKVGVIIGGGSGHEPLFLGYVGPGFVDAAVIGNINTSPSPDPCYAAAKAVDTGKGCIYLYGNYAGDVMNFDMGAEKADEEDGIRVETVLTTDDVISSENIEDRRGIAGMFFVFKATSAKADMGGDLDEVVAAAQKCNGAMRTMGVAMSSPTLPSKGGPIFEMEEGDMEIGMGLHGEPGVRRGKIEPADKVVDQIMEPILADLPYVEGDEVYVMVNSLGATPLQDLHICFRRVAQILEAKGITIYKSIIGCIASSMDMAGMSITLVKLDDELKELLDYPCDAPYFTQL from the coding sequence ATGAAACGATTTATTAATGATCCCTATGATGTAGTTGAAGAGATGTTGGAAGGTTATGTTCTGGCCCACAAAGATTATGTGGAATTACTCACAGAAGGGGAAGCCCAGGGAAGAGTTGTTTTAAGTAAAGCCGCAAAGAAAAAAGACAAAGTTGGTGTTATCATTGGTGGTGGGTCAGGCCATGAACCATTATTTTTAGGTTACGTGGGACCGGGATTTGTTGATGCCGCAGTTATTGGCAATATCAACACTTCACCCTCTCCAGATCCTTGTTATGCTGCGGCAAAAGCAGTGGATACTGGAAAGGGCTGTATCTATCTGTATGGAAACTATGCCGGTGATGTAATGAATTTTGATATGGGTGCAGAAAAGGCAGATGAAGAAGATGGCATCCGAGTCGAAACAGTACTGACAACGGATGATGTCATTTCTTCAGAAAATATTGAGGACCGACGTGGTATTGCGGGGATGTTCTTTGTCTTTAAAGCCACCAGCGCCAAAGCTGATATGGGCGGAGATTTAGATGAAGTTGTCGCTGCTGCACAAAAATGTAATGGCGCAATGAGAACCATGGGGGTAGCAATGTCATCGCCAACCTTACCGTCAAAAGGTGGTCCAATTTTTGAAATGGAAGAAGGCGATATGGAAATCGGCATGGGGCTCCATGGCGAACCGGGAGTACGACGTGGAAAAATTGAACCAGCGGATAAGGTAGTTGATCAAATTATGGAACCAATTCTAGCGGACCTTCCTTATGTCGAAGGCGATGAAGTCTATGTAATGGTTAATAGTTTGGGTGCGACACCACTTCAGGATTTGCATATTTGTTTCCGTCGGGTTGCTCAAATTTTGGAAGCGAAAGGAATTACTATCTACAAATCAATTATTGGCTGCATAGCATCTTCTATGGATATGGCCGGAATGTCGATAACATTGGTTAAACTGGATGATGAATTAAAAGAATTACTTGACTATCCTTGTGATGCACCATATTTTACCCAGTTATAA